In Caballeronia sp. NK8, the DNA window ATCATCGCGAAGCGCGTACCGGAAGAAACTGCAATTGCCACCGCCACGGCCAGCAACATCAAACGGATCACGAGCCGCGCACGGTCGAGAATCAGCGCCATGCATGCCAGGGAAATCGCATACATGCCGGCGAGCGCCGCGTTGCTGAGCAGACCCGTGTACCGGTCGCCCGCAAACGAAGCCGTCTGACCCTGACCGAGCAGCATCCACTGCCGGACCGCGACATAGAAGTCGAACGCGCCGAGCGCCAGCAAAGCGGCGACGAACAGCGTCTGGCCTCGCGCGCCATCGGGTAACCATCGTGCGAAAAGAAATAGCCCGAACGATGCATGCACCAGAAGCACCCAGCGCAATCCGGCGGCGAGAAAGAACAATGGCGTCGAACCCGCAATGAACGGCACGAGTCCCACCGATATGACGCAAAGAATCCATGCGAAGAACAGCAGAACGAGCGTGCGCGTGCCGTATGGAAAGCGGCTCATGCCCAGTGCAAGCGGCCAGCAAACGCCGATCACGGCAATGCTTGCGTCCTTCACATACTTGACTGCGCCCGCCTCTTCCATGCCTGCCGCGCCCATGTTCCATACATTGATGGAGCCGGAGGCGAGCGCAGTGAGCGCCTGATCCGCGTATTGCGCGAGTGCCGCGGCGAAAAGCGTGTAGACGGCGAGCGAAAATATCCAACGGGTCACCATGACTTGCGCTCCGAAGTATTACCGCCCGCTCAACGAACGCACGTCGTCATTCGTGATGTTCCAGCGCCCGATATCCTGCGAGCGTGATCAACGCATCGCGCTTGGCAATCTGATAGTCGGACAGGACCATCTCCTTCACGAGCGCGGCAAAGGTCACGGTCGGTGCCCAGCCCAGTTTCGCGTGAGCCTTCGATGGATCGCCCAGCAAGGTCTCCACTTCGGTCGGCCTGAAATAGCGAGGATCGACCCGCACGATCACCGTACCGGGCGTGACTCGGCATTCCTTGCTGGTGACCGCGTCCACGATGCCGACTTCGTCGACGCCGCTACCTTCGAACCGCAGCCTGATGCCGAGTTCCGCCGCCGCCTGCTGCACGAACTCCCTGACGCTGTATTGCACGCCCGATGCAATGACGAAGTCTTCCGCTTCCGGTTGTTGCAGCATCAGCCACTGCATCTGGACATAATCGCGTGCGTGTCCCCAGTCGCGCAACGCGCCGAGATTGCCGAGATACAGACAGTCCTGCGATCCGATCGCGATGCGTGCGACCGCGCGCGTGATCTTGCGCGTCACGAACGTTTCGCCACGAACGGGCGATTCGTGATTGAACAGAATG includes these proteins:
- the gmd gene encoding GDP-mannose 4,6-dehydratase, which codes for MPNKVALVTGITGQDGSYLAEFLLDKGYEVHGVKRRSSLFNTDRIDHLYEDDHVAERRFHLHHGDLTDSSSMLRIIQRVQPDEIYNLAAQSHVAVSFEEPEYTANADGLGALRMLEAIRILGLEKRTRFYQASTSELYGLVREVPQRETTPFYPRSPYAVAKMYAYWITVNYREAYGIYACNGILFNHESPVRGETFVTRKITRAVARIAIGSQDCLYLGNLGALRDWGHARDYVQMQWLMLQQPEAEDFVIASGVQYSVREFVQQAAAELGIRLRFEGSGVDEVGIVDAVTSKECRVTPGTVIVRVDPRYFRPTEVETLLGDPSKAHAKLGWAPTVTFAALVKEMVLSDYQIAKRDALITLAGYRALEHHE